The Strix aluco isolate bStrAlu1 chromosome Z, bStrAlu1.hap1, whole genome shotgun sequence genome contains a region encoding:
- the PSD3 gene encoding PH and SEC7 domain-containing protein 3 isoform X6 translates to MGDGRSRRCARSPGTPTAPGSLHWDHHPEAGTPNPHSAEGLVWDNDVSAHTQTVVKAKYEFLLGLEEEKPSERGSGHGSSTLLPHTIINEFPEYGTVEPSRDVRRASLPCAAEPVTRSPERRDSHHPVSGRPLPQRATPADNLRPDTGAAQLHGPERLQLASNLPEITKSSGGLEATKVQERTNTSLDSETQMEKKSVTGSQNVKAAREPVPAGREKPSDMPLPSERTAEEKMHLIIEKDLAAIWTGEKQSESLQAISNKAEEVHIAQETSCHRPSVTNLEAASRVEGWAHFEEFSAYSQGKMQMGPERRLSKEAAVSKHVEFQGVEILWLQKAEEQRRKKHSLLETVSVERKAFPKTSSYPAPLMVSPGLVSLLDSAWSEACDDPRLGPTASGATPLALLNESGQDEVFVKDKNNRDEEETAVLARGQGRMMEEGEAATGGYEDVLGQRHSDVSTDLYSSQFENILDNASLYYSAESLETLYSEPDSYFSFEMPLTPMIQQRMKEGSQFLDRTSALGQPDVLQLSPDGEVKACSEGIANGLRDVSETFFRGDVTEVPRLERNAELQSTVLDSSAAMESSELQEKDATGALGHDLSNGNSSNLEAARRLAKRLYHLDRFKRSDVAKHLGKNNEFSKLVAEEYLKFFDFTGMTLDYSLRSFFKAFSLIGETQERERVLIHFSSRYYQCNPNTISSQDGVHCLTCAMMLLNTDLHGHNIGKKMTCQEFIANLQGMNDGKDFPKGLLKGIGKCH, encoded by the exons GCAGAAGGACTTGTGTGGGATAATGATGTATCAGCTCACACCCAGACTGTTGTCAAGGCCAAATATGAATTTTTACTTGGTTTGGAAGAAGAGAAGCCTTCAGAAAGGG gtagTGGCCATGGAAGCAGCACTTTGCTCCCTCATACCATCATCAATGAATTTCCAGAGTACGGCACTGTAGAGCCAAGCAGAGACGTGCGAAGGGCTTCATTGCCGTGCGCAGCAGAGCCTGTGACACGCAGTCCAGAAAGACGGGACAGTCACCACCCGGTATCTGGCAGGCCACTTCCTCAGCGTGCAACTCCTGCAGACAATTTGAGACCTGACACTGGGGCAGCGCAGCTGCATGGCCCAGAACGTTTGCAACTTGCGAGTAACTTGCCAGAGATTACAAAAAGCTCTGGAGGGTTGGAAGCAACAAAGGTGCAAGAGAGAACAAATACTTCTCTTGATTCAGAGacccaaatggaaaaaaagagcgTTACTGGCAGCCAGAATGTGAAGGCAGCCAGAGAACCAGTTCCAGCAGGCCGAGAAAAACCCTCAGACATGCCTCTTCCATCTGAACGAACAgctgaggaaaaaatgcatttgatcATAGAGAAAGATCTGGCTGCAATATGGACTGGAGAAAAGCAGTCCGAGTCCTTGCAAGCCATCAGTAATAAAGCTGAGGAGGTCCACATAGCGCAGGAGACAAGCTGTCATAGACCATCTGTGACAAACCTGGAAGCAGCCAGCAGAGTGGAGGGGTGGGCGCATTTTGAGGAGTTTTCAGCGTACAGTCAAGGCAAAATGCAAATGGGTCCTGAGAGGAGGCTCTCTAAAGAGGCAGCTGTGAGCAAACATGTAGAATTTCAAGGGGTGGAGATTTTATGGCTGCAAAAAGCCGaggagcagagaaggaagaagcacTCGCTGCTGGAGACTGTGTCTGTGGAGAGGAAGGCGTTCCCCAAAACGTCCAGCTACCCTGCACCACTGATGGTCTCCCCAGGCTTGGTCTCCTTGCTGGACAGTGCTTGGAGTGAGGCCTGTGACGACCCAAGGCTGGGACCCACTGCCTCTGGAGCCACTCCTCTAGCGCTGCTCAATGAAAGTGGGCAGGATGAAGTTTTTGTGAAGGACAAGAACAACCGTGACGAGGAGGAGACAGCTGTACTAGCCAGAGGCCAGGGCAG GATGATGGAGGAGGGGGAAGCAGCCACAGGAGGATATGAAGATGTCCTTGGGCAGAGGCACTCCGATGTCTCCACTGATCTGTACAGCTCACAGTTCGAAAACATCCTAGACAATGCATCTTTATACTACAGCGCAGAGTCGCTGGAGACATTGTACTCAGAGCCCGATAGCTACTTCAGCTTTGAGATGCCACTCACTCCCATGATCCAGCAGCGCATGAAGGAGGGCAGCCAGTTTTTAGATCGGACGTCAGCCTTGGGGCAGCCTGATGTCCTGCAGCTTTCCCCTGATGGGGAGGTGAAGGCCTGCAGTGAAGGCATCGCCAATGGCTTAAGGGATGTAAGTGAAACATTCTTCAGAGGAGACGTAACGGAAGTCCCTCGTTTGGAAAG GAATGCTGAACTGCAGAGTACAGTGTTAGACTCCAGTGCTGCCATGGAGAGCAGTGAACTTCAGGAGAAAGATGCCACTGGAGCCCTTGGCCACGATCTCAGCAATGGCAACAGCAGCAATTTGGAAGCAGCCAGGCGTCTGGCTAAGCGCCTCTACCATCTGGACAGATTCAAACGCTCTGATGTGGCAAAGCATTTGGGTAAAAA caaCGAATTCAGCAAGCTTGTGGCTGAAGAATACCTTAAGTTTTTTGACTTCACAGGCATGACGCTGGACTACTCGCTCAG GAGTTTCTTTAAAGCCTTTTCACTTATCGGAGAAACTCAGGAACGAGAGAGAGTTTTAATTCATTTCTCCAGCAGATACTACCAGTGCAACCCAAACACCATTTCTTCTCAAG ATGGAGTTCACTGTCTCACTTGTGCCATGATGCTGCTGAACACAGACCTGCATGGCCAT